A stretch of DNA from Candidatus Cloacimonadota bacterium:
AAAATGATAGAGCAATTAAAAGAACTGTTACATTGGGTATACAAAATGAAGATGAAATTGAAATAGTAAAAGGCATTCTGCCTGGCGAGACAATTGTTATAAGTGGGAATGTTGGGTTAAAAGATAGTGCCTTAGTAGTTGTGAAATAATCCAGTGATGATATGAGCCACAAAAACACACAAAAGTACACGAAAAAATTAATAATATCAAAGTATTTTGACTTATCAGTAGCAAGTAGCAATGAGACTATCGACCTTACCAATGAAAAAAATTATATTTTGTGAATTTTCGTGTGATTTCGTGGCTAAATAATTTTGACTTATCAGTAGCAAGTAGCAATGAGACTATCGACCTTACCAATGAAAAAAATTATATTTTGTGAATTTTCGTGTGATTTCGTGGCTAAATAATTCAGAGGAGAAATAATGAAGCTACCAGAATTTTCTGTAAATAGAAAAGTTACTGTGATAATGCTAACAATTTTAACAGTTATTTTAGGTATAGTTGCTTTTACACAACTTGGGTTTGAGATGCTGCCAGATTTAAATTATCCTACTATTTCAATTGTGACTACATATCCCGGCGCTGCATCCGAAGATGTAGAAGAGATGATTACAAAAACATTAGAAACATCAATCGCAGGAGTAAAGAGAATAAAAAATATCAAATCCGAAAGTATGGAAGGCATATCTTTGATTATGGTTGAATTCGTCTGGGGAACGAATCTGGATTTTGCCGCACAGGATTTGCGCGATGCAATTGATCAGAGTTTGGATTATTTGCCAGGTGATGCAAAACGACCGATGGTGATGAAAC
This window harbors:
- a CDS encoding efflux RND transporter permease subunit; amino-acid sequence: MKLPEFSVNRKVTVIMLTILTVILGIVAFTQLGFEMLPDLNYPTISIVTTYPGAASEDVEEMITKTLETSIAGVKRIKNIKSESMEGISLIMVEFVWGTNLDFAAQDLRDAIDQSLDYLPGDAKRPMVMK